In Temnothorax longispinosus isolate EJ_2023e chromosome 2, Tlon_JGU_v1, whole genome shotgun sequence, one DNA window encodes the following:
- the LOC139808361 gene encoding venom allergen 3-like isoform X2 — MAGICNLLFLVVIAVFTIVTADYCNLRSCRKKHSHTMCKYSSSTPAATCGQVSSVGLNANDKQAIVKKHNELRQRVASGQEKKGNPGWQPPAVSMPDLTWDNELEKIAQRWANQCNFNHDKCRNVDRFAVGQNIAQKSSTGGNNFPVESFVQMWYDEVDKFDKNKVSKYEFDPNTGHYTQVVWADTKKVGCGQISYKSNGWNTKYVVCNYGPSGNWIGQKIYEVKK, encoded by the exons ATGGCAGGAATCTGCAATCTTCTGTTTCTTGTCGTAATCGCGGTATTTACTATCGTAACCGCGGATTACTGCAATTTGCGATCATGTAGAAAGAAACATAGTCACACTATGTGCAAATATTCC TCATCAACACCAGCGGCAACATGCGGACAGGTATCTAGTGTTGGCCTTAATGCAAATGACAAGCAGGCTATAGTAAAAAAACACAATGAACTGAGACAAAGAGTTGCGTCGGGTCAGGAAAAGAAAGGGAACCCAGGTTGGCAACCTCCGGCGGTTAGCATGCCAGATTTg ACCTGGGATAACgaattggaaaaaattgcgCAAAGATGGGCCAATCAATGCAATTTCAATCATGACAAGTGCAGAAATGTGG ATAGATTTGCAGTTGGTCAAAACATAGCCCAAAAATCCTCTACAGGAGGAAACAATTTCCCTGTAGAAAGCTTTGTCCAAATGTGGTACGATGAAGTAGATAagttcgataaaaataaagtttccaAATATGA atttgaTCCGAATACAGGCCACTATACCCAAGTGGTCTGGGCTGACACAAAAAAAGTCGGTTGCGGACAAATAAGCTATAAATCCAATGGCTGGAATACGAAATACGTAGTTTGCAATTATGGTCCAAGTGGAAATTGGATCGGTCAGAAAATATatgaagttaaaaaataa
- the LOC139808361 gene encoding venom allergen 3-like isoform X1 codes for MAGTYNLLCLAVIAIAFTNVIAVDYCNLDSCKLTGSTHTLCKYSSSTPAATCGQVSSVGLNANDKQAIVKKHNELRQRVASGQEKKGNPGWQPPAVSMPDLTWDNELEKIAQRWANQCNFNHDKCRNVDRFAVGQNIAQKSSTGGNNFPVESFVQMWYDEVDKFDKNKVSKYEFDPNTGHYTQVVWADTKKVGCGQISYKSNGWNTKYVVCNYGPSGNWIGQKIYEVKK; via the exons ATGGCAGGGACCTACAATCTTCTGTGTCTTGCCGTAATCGCAATAGCGTTTACTAACGTAATCGCAGTTGATTATTGCAACTTGGACTCGTGTAAATTAACAGGGAGTACTCATACTCTGTGCAAATACTCC TCATCAACACCAGCGGCAACATGCGGACAGGTATCTAGTGTTGGCCTTAATGCAAATGACAAGCAGGCTATAGTAAAAAAACACAATGAACTGAGACAAAGAGTTGCGTCGGGTCAGGAAAAGAAAGGGAACCCAGGTTGGCAACCTCCGGCGGTTAGCATGCCAGATTTg ACCTGGGATAACgaattggaaaaaattgcgCAAAGATGGGCCAATCAATGCAATTTCAATCATGACAAGTGCAGAAATGTGG ATAGATTTGCAGTTGGTCAAAACATAGCCCAAAAATCCTCTACAGGAGGAAACAATTTCCCTGTAGAAAGCTTTGTCCAAATGTGGTACGATGAAGTAGATAagttcgataaaaataaagtttccaAATATGA atttgaTCCGAATACAGGCCACTATACCCAAGTGGTCTGGGCTGACACAAAAAAAGTCGGTTGCGGACAAATAAGCTATAAATCCAATGGCTGGAATACGAAATACGTAGTTTGCAATTATGGTCCAAGTGGAAATTGGATCGGTCAGAAAATATatgaagttaaaaaataa